The proteins below come from a single Biomphalaria glabrata chromosome 10, xgBioGlab47.1, whole genome shotgun sequence genomic window:
- the LOC129928844 gene encoding uncharacterized protein LOC129928844 gives MCEQINSMGKKVDKMVSRVDSLVKEQLPVDSLVKKLRGQDCGCTNSGDGDAGNWSAVCVCVVGKSCSCDFQDEKRDNDCCDDLNEMYRIERKVTNEETEDCYVPEAFVPVVPVTSTSMSRTEQDNVGSAFKPVAMDLKDLCLSVGAHKRNSKLDNCIQKFSMNCTCGASHIEFKMLRKPPTGHMYFYHHHRHWHR, from the exons atgtgtgaacaaattaacagtatggggaaaaaggtagataaaatggtgtctcgagtagactcgttggtaaaggagcagttgcctgtagactcgttggtaaagaagttgcgtggtcaagactgtggctgcacaaacagtggtgacggagacgctgggaattggagcgccgtctgtgtctgtgttgtgggcaagtcttgtagttgtgactttcaagacgagaaacgtgacaacgattgctgtgatgatctcaacgagatgtaccgaatcgaacggaaagtgacaaatgaagaaactgaagactgttacgtgcctgaagcgtttgttcctgttgtacctgttaccagtac ctcaatgagccggacggagcaagacaacgttgggtctgcgttcaagcctgttgctatggaccttaaagacctctgcctatctgtcgGTGCTCACAAGagaaattcgaagcttgacaactgcatccagaagtttagcatgaactgtacgtgcggcgcatcacacatagaatttaagATGctaagaaaaccaccaacagggcatatgtacttctaccatcatcatcgacattggcatagatga